Proteins co-encoded in one Candidatus Parvarchaeota archaeon genomic window:
- a CDS encoding FAD-binding protein, with protein sequence MCDVAVIGAGPAGSHAALECAKNGLDTVVLEEHKTVGDPVHCGECLSDLCLQKFPLN encoded by the coding sequence ATTTGTGATGTTGCAGTAATAGGGGCAGGGCCAGCAGGCTCTCATGCAGCACTTGAGTGCGCAAAAAACGGCCTTGACACTGTTGTTCTTGAGGAGCACAAAACAGTTGGCGACCCTGTGCATTGCGGCGAGTGCCTGTCCGACCTGTGCCTTCAAAAATTCCCGCTAAACC